A region from the Salvia splendens isolate huo1 chromosome 15, SspV2, whole genome shotgun sequence genome encodes:
- the LOC121768724 gene encoding 110 kDa U5 small nuclear ribonucleoprotein component CLO-like, with translation MDDNLYDEFGNYIGPEIDSDQESDREEEEEELPDRTEDEEAMSDDEHGPGKPNGWLTTTEDVDMDGQIVLAEDKKYYPTAEEVYGEEVETLVMDEDEQPLEQPIIKPVRNLKFELGVKDSTTYVSTQFLLGLMSNPMLVRNVALVGHLHCGKTTFMDMLVEQTHHISTFDQNSEKHMRYTDTRIDEQERRISIKAVPMSLVLEDSNSKSYLCNVMDTPGHVNFSDEMTAALRLADGAVLIVDAGEGVLVNTERAIRHAIQDRIPIVVVINKVDRLITELKLPPKDAYHKLRHTIEVINNHIMAASSTAGNVQVIDPALGNVCFASSSAGWSFTLQSFAKLYVKLHGVPFDANKFASRLWGDYYYEPDTRSFKKKPPVSGAERSFVQFVLEPLYKLYSQVIGEHKKSVEATLSELGVTLSNAAYRLNVRPLLRLACSSVFGSATGFTDMLVQHIPSAKDAAPRKVEHIYTGPKDSPIYEAMENCDASGPLMVNITKLYPKSDCSVFDAFGRVYSGEIMAGQTVRVLGEGYSPDDEEDMTVKEATKLWVYQARYRIAISRAPPGSWVLIEGVDASIMKTATLCNLEYNEDVYIFRPLQFNTLPVVKTATEPLNPSELPKMVEGLRKISKSYPLAITKVEESGEHTILGTGELYLDSIMKDLRELYSEVEVKVADPVVSFCETVVESSSMKCFAETPNKKNKITMIAEPLERGLAEDIENGIVSIDWPRKKLGDFFQTKYDWDLLAARSIWAFGPEKQGPNILLDDTLSSEVDKSLLSAVKDSIVQGFQWGAREGPLCDEPIRNVKFKIVDAKVAPEPLNRQSGQIIPTSRRVAYSAFLMATPRLMEPVYYVEIQTPIDCVSAIYTVLSRRRGHVTADVPQAGTPAYIVKAFLPVIESFGFETDLRYHTQGQAFCVSIFDHWAIVPGDPLDKSIVLRPLEPAPIQHLAREFMVKTRRRKGMSEDVSINKFFDEAMVVELAQQAADLHQQMI, from the exons ATGGATGATAATCTTTACGATGAGTTTGGCAACTATATTGGACCTGAAATCGATTCCGATCAGGAGAGTGAtagggaggaggaagaggaggaactGCCTGACCGGACCGAGGATGAGGAGGCTATGTCTGATGATGAACATGGCCCTGGAAAACCAAATGGGTGGCTAACAACGACTGAGGATGTTGATATGGATGGCCAAATTGTCCTAGCCGAGGACAAAAAATACTACCCAACTGCTGAGGAGGTCTATGGCGAAGAAGTCGAAACTTTAGTTATGGATGAAGATGAGCAGCCACTTGAACAGCCTATTATTAAGCCTGTGCGAAATCTCAAGTTTGAGTTGGGGGTTAAGGATTCAACTACCTATGTATCAACACAGTTCCTTTTGGGTCTCATGTCAAACCCTATGCTGGTGAGGAATGTTGCTTTAGTAggccacctgcactgtgggaAGACGACTTTCATGGACATGTTGGTCGAGCAGACACATCACATATCAACCTTTGATCAGAACAGCGAGAAACATATGCGATATACTGATACTAGAATTGATGAGCAGGAGAGGAGGATATCCATCAAGGCGGTGCCAATGTCACTTGTTCTAGAGGATAGCAATTCGAAATCATATCTTTGCAATGTTATGGATACTCCTGGTCATGTTAACTTTTCTGATGAGATGACAGCTGCTCTGAGACTTGCTGATGGTGCGGTGTTAATTGTTGATGCTGGAGAAGGAGTTCTG GTAAACACAGAAAGGGCAATACGCCACGCAATCCAAGACCGCATCCCCATTGTAGTTGTGATAAACAAG GTGGACAGATTAATAACTGAGCTCAAGTTGCCTCCAAAGGACGCGTACCACAAACTAAGGCACACAATTGAAGTCATCAACAACCACATTATGGCTGCATCTTCAACTGCTGGAAATGTTCAAGTTATTGACCCTGCCCTTGGAAATGTTTGTTTCGCAAGTTCCAGTGCTGGATGGTCGTTTACCTTGCAATCATTTGCTAAGCTATATGTTAAACTCCATGGTGTTCCATTTGATGCTAACAAATTTGCCTCTCGCCTTTGGGGTGATTATTACTACGAACCTGATACCAGAAGTTTTAAGAAGAAACCTCCTGTAAGTGGAGCAGAACGGTCCTTTGTTCAGTTTGTGCTTGAACCTctttataaattatatagtCAAGTGATTGGAGAACATAAAAAGAGTGTAGAGGCTACACTCTCTGAACTCGGAGTGACTTTGAGTAATGCAGCTTATCGCTTGAATGTTAGGCCACTGTTAAGATTGGCGTGTAGCTCTGTTTTTGGTAGTGCCACAGGGTTTACAGACATGCTGGTTCAACACATCCCATCTGCAAAAGATGCTGCACCGCGGAAGGTTGAGCACATCTATACTGGTCCTAAGGACTCCCCAATTTATGAGGCCATGGAGAACTGTGATGCATCAGGTCCTCTAATGGTTAATATTACCAAACTGTACCCTAAATCAGATTGCAGCGTCTTTGATGCCTTCGGCAGGGTCTACAGTGGAGAAATTATGGCTGGCCAGACGGTACGTGTACTGGGAGAAGGGTATTCTCCCGATGATGAAGAAGACATGACAGTGAAAGAAGCGACCAAATTATGGGTCTACCAAGCTCGTTATAGGATTGCTATTAGCAGAGCCCCTCCTGGTTCTTGGGTTTTAATTGAAGGTGTGGATGCTTCCATTATGAAGACTGCCACACTTTGCAACTTGGAATATAATGAAGATGTGTATATATTTAGACCCCTTCAGTTCAACACTCTTCCTGTGGTGAAAACTGCTACCGAGCCATTGAATCCCAGTGAGCTGCCAAAAATGGTGGAGGGTCTTAGGAAGATCAGCAAAAGCTACCCATTAGCTATCACAAAGGTTGAAGAATCTGGGGAGCATACAATTTTGGGTACTGGAGAGTTGTACTTGGATTCCATAATGAAGGACCTCAGGGAGCTTTATTCAGAAGTGGAAGTAAAG GTGGCAGATCCTGTCGTCTCATTTTGTGAAACAGTTGTGGAATCCTCTTCAATGAAATGCTTTGCTGAAactccaaacaaaaaaaataaaattacaatg ATTGCTGAGCCACTGGAGAGAGGACTTGCAGAGGACATTGAAAATGGCATTGTAAGCATTGACTGGCCAAGGAAAAAGCTTGGCGACTTCTTCCAGACAAAGTATGACTGGGATTTGCTAGCTGCGCGGTCTATTTGGGCATTTGGTCCTGAGAAGCAG GGTCCTAATATTTTGTTGGATGATACACTGTCTAGTGAAGTTGACAAGAGTTTGCTCAGTGCAGTTAAAGATTCTATTGTGCAAGG GTTTCAGTGGGGAGCTCGAGAAGGCCCTCTATGCGACGAGCCAATCAGAAATGTTAAATTTAAAATAGTGGATGCCAAGGTTGCTCCTGAGCCACTGAACCGTCAATCCGGCCAGATCATTCCAACTTCTCGACGCGTGGCTTATTCGGCTTTCCTTATGGCTACACCTAGGCTCATGGAACCAGTGTATTATGTGGAG ATACAAACTCCAATAGACTGTGTTTCTGCAATATACACAGTTTTATCGCGTAGGCGTGGTCACGTCACTGCCGACGTTCCACAGGCAGGGACCCCAGCCTACATTGTTAAG gCATTTTTACCAGTGATAGAGTCGTTTGGATTTGAGACAGACTTGAGGTATCATACTCAAGGGCAGGCATTTTGCGTATCCATATTTGATCACTGGGCTATCGTCCCCGGAGATCCTTTGGATAAAAGTATAGTTTTACGTCCGTTGGAGCCAGCCCCAATTCAACATTTAGCTCGTGAATTTATGGTGAAGACGAGGCGCCGCAAG GGAATGTCGGAAGATGTGAGCATTAACAAATTCTTCGATGAGGCTATGGTTGTTGAACTGGCTCAGCAGGCTGCCGATCTCCATCAACAAATGATCTGA
- the LOC121769319 gene encoding BTB/POZ domain-containing protein At5g41330-like → MPRFEGSKNGVHHDSNFSSNVVTIDVGGQLFQTTKQTLSSVGSKSFFSKIISDSSAAIPFIDRDRELFSLFLSLLRTGNLPSKAKSFDMQDLIFESRFYGIEDLLITSQSNPNQFDAFNLEKSLILPLNGRDSPSAIATTPYGSLHVAHGSKITSFDWSLRRKSTILTQFMAVDSLLALSPDLAAAGATDFSGLQILDLDKGTVTETLNWENVTRSGSTVQAIGASDEHLFTSFESSRRNSNCIMVYSRRDDLRPVATIGHYEIFGADLDSAIPATKLQWISSHNLLMASGSHSGPSGVSGNIRFWDIRSGNVAWEVKEKLDCFADVTASDELSSMFKVGVSTGEVFMADLRNLGGEEEPWLCLGDGRKAVNGKKEGLGCKVERHGGQVFCSKGGDVQLWSQVLIDSSKTEGDERVFRKNLMGRVKDLGGKMIGNLCFGGNKMFLTRKDEQCVEVWNSVKSY, encoded by the coding sequence ATGCCGCGATTTGAAGGATCCAAGAACGGAGTGCACCACGATTCCAATTTCAGTTCAAACGTCGTGACAATCGATGTTGGCGGCCAGCTTTTCCAGACAACCAAACAAACTCTATCTTCAGTCGGCTCCAAATCCTTCTTCTCTAAGATCATTTCCGACTCCAGCGCCGCCATCCCCTTCATCGACAGGGACCGCGAGCTCTTCtccctcttcctctctctcctcCGCACCGGAAACCTCCCCTCCAAGGCCAAATCCTTCGATATGCAGGACTTGATCTTCGAGTCCCGCTTCTACGGCATCGAGGATCTCCTTATCACCTCCCAATCAAACCCTAACCAGTTCGACGCCTTCAACCTCGAGAAATCGCTAATTCTCCCGCTCAACGGCCGCGATTCGCCCTCAGCGATCGCCACCACGCCCTACGGCTCACTCCACGTCGCCCACGGCAGCAAAATCACCTCCTTCGATTGGTCGCTGCGGCGGAAATCCACAATTCTCACCCAATTCATGGCCGTCGACTCGCTGCTAGCGCTCTCCCCCGACCTGGCTGCCGCCGGCGCCACCGATTTCTCCGGCCTGCAGATTCTCGATCTCGATAAAGGTACAGTCACAGAAACCCTAAATTGGGAGAATGTGACTAGGTCAGGATCAACAGTGCAAGCAATTGGCGCATCAGATGAGCATTTATTCACTAGCTTCGAATCAAGCAGGAGAAATTCCAATTGCATTATGGTGTACAGTCGCAGAGATGATCTCCGACCAGTTGCCACCATCGGCCATTACGAAATCTTCGGTGCTGACCTCGATTCCGCCATTCCTGCCACTAAATTGCAGTGGATATCGAGCCATAATCTGCTGATGGCATCTGGCTCTCACAGTGGACCTTCTGGAGTCTCGGGTAACATCAGGTTCTGGGACATCAGGTCAGGCAATGTAGCTTGGGAAGTGAAGGAAAAACTCGATTGCTTCGCGGATGTTACAGCTTCGGATGAGCTTTCGTCGATGTTCAAAGTCGGTGTGAGCACAGGGGAAGTGTTCATGGCGGATTTGAGGAATTTGGGGGGTGAGGAGGAGCCGTGGCTCTGCCTCGGTGATGGGAGGAAGGCGGTGAATGGGAAGAAGGAAGGGTTAGGATGCAAGGTGGAGAGGCATGGGGGGCAGGTGTTCTGCAGCAAGGGAGGTGATGTGCAACTGTGGTCTCAAGTGCTGATTGATTCGAGTAAAACAGAGGGCGATGAGAGGGTTTTCAGGAAGAATTTGATGGGGAGAGTGAAGGATTTGGGAGGGAAGATGATTGGGAACTTGTGTTTTGGAGGGAACAAGATGTTTCTCACCAGGAAAGATGAGCAGTGTGTTGAGGTTTGGAATTCGGTTAAGAGCTACTGA
- the LOC121768260 gene encoding puromycin-sensitive aminopeptidase-like isoform X1: MSRLILPCNASSLSKTCLLGLVSSAPLRQSARATGNSVKKVYRYRPFLCSESINRRNCQTPYYSLPRPRNIGRRFICSVATEPLTKQVEENNMDAPKEIFLKDYKEPDYFFEKVDLNFQLGEETTLVFSKIFVSPRVEGCSAPLVLDGADLKLIVLKVNGEDVKGDDFHVDSRHLTLTSPPSGKFTLEIVTEICPQKNTSLEGLYKSSGNFCTQCEAEGFRKITFYQDRPDIMAKYTCRIEGDKSLYPVLLSNGNLIEQGDLEGGRHFALWEDPFVKPCYLFALVAGQLESRDDTFITRSGRKVSLRIWTPAQDLPKTAHAMYSLKAAMKWDEDVFGLEYDLDLFNVVAVPDFNMGAMENKSLNIFNSKLVLASPETATDADYAAILGVIGHEYFHNWTGNRVTCRDWFQLSLKEGLTVFRDQEFSSDMGSRPVKRIADVSKLRSYQFPQDAGPMAHPVRPHSYIKMDNFYTVTVYEKGAEVVRMYKTLLGAPGFRKGMDLYFKRHDGQAVTCEDFFAAMRDANGADFSNFLLWYSQAGTPRLNVVSNYNAEAKTYSLKFSQEVPPTPGQPVKEPMFIPVALGLLGSDGKDMPLSSVYHDGILESISNNDQPTHTTVLRVTKKEEVFVFNDMLERPVPSILRGYSAPVRMDSDLTDADLYFLLANDSDEFNRWEAGQVLARKLMLTLVSDYQQNKPLVLNQQFVNGIKSVLCDSSLDKEFIAKAITLPGEGEIMDMMEVADPDTVHAVRSFIRKQLASELKNELLITVGNNRSSEKYEFDHQNLSRRALKNIALAYLGSLEDAEITELALHEYRTATNLTEQFAALVALDQIPGKVRDEVLADFYDKWQHEYLVINKWFALQAMSNVPRNVENVRKLLNHPAFDLRNPNKVYSLIGGFCGSLVNFHAKDGSGYKFLGELVVQLDKINPQVASRMVSAFSRWKRYDETRQNLAKAQLEMILSANGLSENVFEIASKSLAA; encoded by the exons ATGTCACGATTGATTCTACCCTGCAATGCTTCGAGCTTGTCGAAGACATGCCTCTTGGGTTTGGTCTCCTCTGCACCT CTGCGACAGAGCGCCCGTGCAACTGGCAATTCGGTAAAGAAAGTTTATAGATACAGACCATTTCTGTGCTCTGAG agTATCAATCGGAGAAATTGTCAGACACCATATTACTCACTGCCT AGGCCTAGAAATATTGGAAGGAGGTTCATCTGCTCTGTGGCAACAGAACCACTAACGAAGCAAGTCGAAGAAAATAATATGGATGCACCAAAAGAGATATTTCTGAAGGATTACAAAGAACCAGATTATTTCTTTGAAAAG GTGGATTTGAATTTTCAGTTGGGCGAGGAAACAACTTTAGTTTTTTCCAAAATTTTTGTGTCTCCCAGGGTTGAAG GTTGTTCAGCACCTTTAGTCTTGGATGGGGCAGATCTGAAACTGATTGTTTTGAAGGTGAATGGAGAGGATGTGAAG GGAGATGATTTCCATGTTGATTCACGGCATCTGACGCTTACCTCTCCTCCAAGTGGTAAATTTACTCTTGAGATTGTCACTGAAATTTGCCCACAGAAGAACACATCTCTAGAG GGGCTCTATAAATCATCAGGGAACTTCTGCACCCAGTGTGAGGCAGAAGGTTTCCGCAAAATTACATTCTATCAG GATCGCCCTGATATCATGGCGAAGTACACTTGTCGTATTGAGGGTGACAAGTCATTGTACCCTGTCTTATTGTCTAATGGGAACCTGATAGAGCAAGGAGATCTGGAG GGAGGGAGGCATTTTGCTCTATGGGAGGACCCTTTTGTGAAACCATGCTATCTTTTTGCTTTAGTTGCAGGACAGTTGGAAAGCAGAGATGATACATTCATAACTCGTTCTGGCCGAAAGGTGTCACTCAGAATCTGGACCCCTGCACAAGATCTACCAAAGACAGCTCATGCCATGTATTCCTTGAAAGCAGCTATGAAATGGGATGAAGAT GTTTTTGGGCTTGAATATGACCTGGACCTCTTTAATGTTGTAGCTGTTCCAgattttaatat GGGTGCTATGGAAAATAAGAGTTTGAAT ATCTTTAACTCCAAACTTGTCTTGGCATCTCCCGAAACTGCCACAGATGCCGATTATGCTGCCATATTGGGTGTGATTGGGCATGAG TATTTTCACAACTGGACAGGAAACCG AGTAACGTGCCGGGATTGGTTCCAGCTTAGTTTAAAGGAAGGTCTCACTGTGTTCCGGGATCAG GAATTTTCATCTGATATGGGAAGCCGTCCAGTAAAACGGATTGCTGATGTTTCAAAGCTTCGTTCGTATCAGTTCCCGCAG GATGCTGGGCCCATGGCTCATCCCGTGCGTCCCCACTCGTATATTAAG ATGGATAACTTCTACACAG TCACG GTATACGAGAAG GGAGCGGAAGTGGTTAGGATGTACAAAACCTTGTTGGGAGCTCCAGGATTTAGAAAG GGTATGGATCTATATTTCAAGAGGCATGATGGACAAGCTGTGACGTGTGAAGATTTCTTTGCTGCTATGAGAGATGCAAATGGTGCTGATTTTTCCAATTTCTTGCTATG GTACTCCCAAGCTGGGACTCCTCGTCTCAACGTTGTTTCCAACTATAATGCTGAGGCCAAAACTTATTCTCTCAAGTTTAG TCAAGAGGTCCCCCCGACCCCTGGTCAACCTGTTAAAGAACCCATGTTTATTCCCGTGGCTCTGGGCCTGCTTGGATCCGATGGCAAGGACATGCCTCTATCCTCAGTTTACCATGATGGGATATTGGAGAGTATTTCAAACAATGATCAACCAACTCACACTACGGTCCTCAGAGTTACAAAG AAAGAGGAAGTATTTGTGTTCAATGACATGCTAGAACGCCCTGTACCATCTATTCTAAGGGGTTACAGTGCTCCCGTTCGCATGGATTCTGATCTAACTGATGCTGATCTCTACTTTCTTCTTGCTAACGATTCCGATGAGTTCAACCG TTGGGAGGCGGGACAGGTACTGGCGAGGAAATTGATGCTCACCTTGGTATCGGATTATCAACAAAACAAACCGCTGGTTCTGAACCAACAGTTTGTAAACGGAATCAAAAGTGTACTCTGTGACTCGAGCTTGGATAAG GAATTCATCGCAAAGGCAATAACTCTGCCCGGTGAAGGGGAAATCATGGACATGATGGAAGTTGCCGACCCCGATACTGTCCACGCTGTTCGATCTTTCATCAGAAAGCAGCTTGCTTCTGAGTTGAAAAACGAGCTACTTATCACA GTGGGAAACAATAGGAGCTCGGAGAAATATGAGTTTGACCATCAAAACCTGTCAAGGCGTGCTCTCAAAAATATTGCCCTTG CATATCTTGGCTCACTTGAAGATGCTGAAATAACGGAGCTTGCTTTGCACGAATATAGAACTGCTACAAATTTGACTGAACAGTTTGCAGCACTGGTAGCCCTTGATCAGATTCCTGGTAAAGTGCGGGATGAGGTTTTGGCTGATTTCTATGACAAGTGGCAACATGAGTACTTG GTCATTAATAAGTGGTTTGCCCTCCAAGCCATGTCAAATGTACCCCGGAATGTTGAAAATGTTCGTAAACTGCTGAACCACCCCGCTTTTGACTTGCGTAATCCCAATAAG GTGTACTCACTGATTGGAGGATTCTGTGGATCACTGGTCAACTTCCATGCGAAAGATGGGTCCGGCTACAAATTTTTGGGAGAACTGGTGGTACAGCTTGACAAGATAAATCCTCAG GTGGCTTCTAGAATGGTATCAGCCTTCTCCAGGTGGAAACGCTACGATGAAACTAGGCAAAATCTTGCCAAG GCTCAACTGGAAATGATACTATCTGCAAACGGGCTGTCCGAGAACGTGTTTGAGATTGCATCCAAAAGTTTAGCAGCTTGA
- the LOC121768260 gene encoding puromycin-sensitive aminopeptidase-like isoform X2, with amino-acid sequence MDAPKEIFLKDYKEPDYFFEKVDLNFQLGEETTLVFSKIFVSPRVEGCSAPLVLDGADLKLIVLKVNGEDVKGDDFHVDSRHLTLTSPPSGKFTLEIVTEICPQKNTSLEGLYKSSGNFCTQCEAEGFRKITFYQDRPDIMAKYTCRIEGDKSLYPVLLSNGNLIEQGDLEGGRHFALWEDPFVKPCYLFALVAGQLESRDDTFITRSGRKVSLRIWTPAQDLPKTAHAMYSLKAAMKWDEDVFGLEYDLDLFNVVAVPDFNMGAMENKSLNIFNSKLVLASPETATDADYAAILGVIGHEYFHNWTGNRVTCRDWFQLSLKEGLTVFRDQEFSSDMGSRPVKRIADVSKLRSYQFPQDAGPMAHPVRPHSYIKMDNFYTVTVYEKGAEVVRMYKTLLGAPGFRKGMDLYFKRHDGQAVTCEDFFAAMRDANGADFSNFLLWYSQAGTPRLNVVSNYNAEAKTYSLKFSQEVPPTPGQPVKEPMFIPVALGLLGSDGKDMPLSSVYHDGILESISNNDQPTHTTVLRVTKKEEVFVFNDMLERPVPSILRGYSAPVRMDSDLTDADLYFLLANDSDEFNRWEAGQVLARKLMLTLVSDYQQNKPLVLNQQFVNGIKSVLCDSSLDKEFIAKAITLPGEGEIMDMMEVADPDTVHAVRSFIRKQLASELKNELLITVGNNRSSEKYEFDHQNLSRRALKNIALAYLGSLEDAEITELALHEYRTATNLTEQFAALVALDQIPGKVRDEVLADFYDKWQHEYLVINKWFALQAMSNVPRNVENVRKLLNHPAFDLRNPNKVYSLIGGFCGSLVNFHAKDGSGYKFLGELVVQLDKINPQVASRMVSAFSRWKRYDETRQNLAKAQLEMILSANGLSENVFEIASKSLAA; translated from the exons ATGGATGCACCAAAAGAGATATTTCTGAAGGATTACAAAGAACCAGATTATTTCTTTGAAAAG GTGGATTTGAATTTTCAGTTGGGCGAGGAAACAACTTTAGTTTTTTCCAAAATTTTTGTGTCTCCCAGGGTTGAAG GTTGTTCAGCACCTTTAGTCTTGGATGGGGCAGATCTGAAACTGATTGTTTTGAAGGTGAATGGAGAGGATGTGAAG GGAGATGATTTCCATGTTGATTCACGGCATCTGACGCTTACCTCTCCTCCAAGTGGTAAATTTACTCTTGAGATTGTCACTGAAATTTGCCCACAGAAGAACACATCTCTAGAG GGGCTCTATAAATCATCAGGGAACTTCTGCACCCAGTGTGAGGCAGAAGGTTTCCGCAAAATTACATTCTATCAG GATCGCCCTGATATCATGGCGAAGTACACTTGTCGTATTGAGGGTGACAAGTCATTGTACCCTGTCTTATTGTCTAATGGGAACCTGATAGAGCAAGGAGATCTGGAG GGAGGGAGGCATTTTGCTCTATGGGAGGACCCTTTTGTGAAACCATGCTATCTTTTTGCTTTAGTTGCAGGACAGTTGGAAAGCAGAGATGATACATTCATAACTCGTTCTGGCCGAAAGGTGTCACTCAGAATCTGGACCCCTGCACAAGATCTACCAAAGACAGCTCATGCCATGTATTCCTTGAAAGCAGCTATGAAATGGGATGAAGAT GTTTTTGGGCTTGAATATGACCTGGACCTCTTTAATGTTGTAGCTGTTCCAgattttaatat GGGTGCTATGGAAAATAAGAGTTTGAAT ATCTTTAACTCCAAACTTGTCTTGGCATCTCCCGAAACTGCCACAGATGCCGATTATGCTGCCATATTGGGTGTGATTGGGCATGAG TATTTTCACAACTGGACAGGAAACCG AGTAACGTGCCGGGATTGGTTCCAGCTTAGTTTAAAGGAAGGTCTCACTGTGTTCCGGGATCAG GAATTTTCATCTGATATGGGAAGCCGTCCAGTAAAACGGATTGCTGATGTTTCAAAGCTTCGTTCGTATCAGTTCCCGCAG GATGCTGGGCCCATGGCTCATCCCGTGCGTCCCCACTCGTATATTAAG ATGGATAACTTCTACACAG TCACG GTATACGAGAAG GGAGCGGAAGTGGTTAGGATGTACAAAACCTTGTTGGGAGCTCCAGGATTTAGAAAG GGTATGGATCTATATTTCAAGAGGCATGATGGACAAGCTGTGACGTGTGAAGATTTCTTTGCTGCTATGAGAGATGCAAATGGTGCTGATTTTTCCAATTTCTTGCTATG GTACTCCCAAGCTGGGACTCCTCGTCTCAACGTTGTTTCCAACTATAATGCTGAGGCCAAAACTTATTCTCTCAAGTTTAG TCAAGAGGTCCCCCCGACCCCTGGTCAACCTGTTAAAGAACCCATGTTTATTCCCGTGGCTCTGGGCCTGCTTGGATCCGATGGCAAGGACATGCCTCTATCCTCAGTTTACCATGATGGGATATTGGAGAGTATTTCAAACAATGATCAACCAACTCACACTACGGTCCTCAGAGTTACAAAG AAAGAGGAAGTATTTGTGTTCAATGACATGCTAGAACGCCCTGTACCATCTATTCTAAGGGGTTACAGTGCTCCCGTTCGCATGGATTCTGATCTAACTGATGCTGATCTCTACTTTCTTCTTGCTAACGATTCCGATGAGTTCAACCG TTGGGAGGCGGGACAGGTACTGGCGAGGAAATTGATGCTCACCTTGGTATCGGATTATCAACAAAACAAACCGCTGGTTCTGAACCAACAGTTTGTAAACGGAATCAAAAGTGTACTCTGTGACTCGAGCTTGGATAAG GAATTCATCGCAAAGGCAATAACTCTGCCCGGTGAAGGGGAAATCATGGACATGATGGAAGTTGCCGACCCCGATACTGTCCACGCTGTTCGATCTTTCATCAGAAAGCAGCTTGCTTCTGAGTTGAAAAACGAGCTACTTATCACA GTGGGAAACAATAGGAGCTCGGAGAAATATGAGTTTGACCATCAAAACCTGTCAAGGCGTGCTCTCAAAAATATTGCCCTTG CATATCTTGGCTCACTTGAAGATGCTGAAATAACGGAGCTTGCTTTGCACGAATATAGAACTGCTACAAATTTGACTGAACAGTTTGCAGCACTGGTAGCCCTTGATCAGATTCCTGGTAAAGTGCGGGATGAGGTTTTGGCTGATTTCTATGACAAGTGGCAACATGAGTACTTG GTCATTAATAAGTGGTTTGCCCTCCAAGCCATGTCAAATGTACCCCGGAATGTTGAAAATGTTCGTAAACTGCTGAACCACCCCGCTTTTGACTTGCGTAATCCCAATAAG GTGTACTCACTGATTGGAGGATTCTGTGGATCACTGGTCAACTTCCATGCGAAAGATGGGTCCGGCTACAAATTTTTGGGAGAACTGGTGGTACAGCTTGACAAGATAAATCCTCAG GTGGCTTCTAGAATGGTATCAGCCTTCTCCAGGTGGAAACGCTACGATGAAACTAGGCAAAATCTTGCCAAG GCTCAACTGGAAATGATACTATCTGCAAACGGGCTGTCCGAGAACGTGTTTGAGATTGCATCCAAAAGTTTAGCAGCTTGA